In one Candidatus Hydrogenedentota bacterium genomic region, the following are encoded:
- the cysE gene encoding serine O-acetyltransferase, which yields MSQPDVDPIWESIRVEVQEAVQQEPMLANFFYGVVLNHRTLEDALTFLLAAKLESTTITAISLRDLLVEAYENDPSIGAAVRRDLDAVKTRDPACRGYSTPFLYFKGFHAIQSYRAAHYFWTHERRSLALFLQSRISQVFAVDVHPAARIGSGILIDHATGVVIGETAVIEDDVSMLHEVTLGGTGKEQGDRHPKIRRGVLIGAGTKILGNIEIGEGAKIGASSVVLDSIPPHSTAVGVPARVVGEPSEELPALNMDHLLGIGIDHPFVYGYGAGI from the coding sequence ATGAGCCAGCCAGACGTCGATCCAATTTGGGAATCGATTCGTGTAGAAGTACAGGAAGCAGTTCAGCAAGAGCCGATGCTCGCGAACTTCTTCTACGGAGTCGTGCTGAACCACCGTACCCTCGAAGACGCGCTGACGTTTTTGTTGGCGGCAAAGCTCGAGAGTACAACTATCACGGCCATCTCGCTGCGGGACTTGCTGGTCGAGGCCTACGAGAACGACCCCAGTATAGGAGCGGCTGTGCGCCGGGATCTGGATGCGGTGAAAACGCGTGACCCGGCTTGCAGGGGCTACTCCACCCCGTTTCTCTACTTCAAAGGGTTTCACGCGATTCAGTCGTATCGCGCGGCGCATTACTTCTGGACCCATGAGAGGCGATCCTTGGCCTTGTTCCTGCAAAGCCGTATTTCGCAGGTGTTCGCCGTGGATGTGCATCCCGCGGCGCGCATCGGTTCGGGCATCCTAATCGACCACGCGACGGGCGTTGTGATCGGCGAAACGGCCGTTATCGAAGATGACGTGTCGATGCTGCACGAGGTAACCCTCGGCGGCACCGGCAAAGAGCAAGGCGATCGCCATCCTAAGATCCGGCGGGGCGTGCTCATTGGAGCAGGCACGAAGATCCTCGGGAACATCGAGATTGGCGAAGGCGCAAAGATCGGCGCCAGCAGCGTCGTCCTGGATTCGATACCGCCGCATAGTACGGCCGTGGGCGTGCCCGCGAGGGTCGTGGGCGAGCCCAGCGAGGAGTTGCCTGCCCTCAATATGGATCACCTGCTTGGCATTGGCATTGACCACCCCTTTGTGTACGGATACGGCGCAGGGATCTGA
- a CDS encoding exosortase system-associated protein, TIGR04073 family, producing MSAWRKPWLSSVCVVLIAAVMLVPAISWSQSYDPDDEIRPPTGFEKRLTKLGRGLSNILLGWAEIPVTFDQKLKEGKPLGYLLGVVPVLGTTRAFLRTGTGVYEVFTFPVSDKEVNFDPILEPEYIF from the coding sequence GTGAGCGCGTGGAGAAAACCTTGGCTTTCATCGGTTTGCGTCGTTCTGATTGCGGCCGTTATGTTGGTTCCGGCCATCAGTTGGTCGCAGTCCTATGACCCCGACGATGAAATCCGGCCGCCGACCGGGTTCGAAAAGCGCCTGACGAAGCTTGGGCGTGGTTTGTCGAACATCCTGCTAGGGTGGGCCGAGATTCCCGTGACCTTCGACCAGAAGCTCAAAGAAGGCAAGCCTTTGGGGTACTTGTTGGGCGTGGTTCCCGTGTTAGGCACGACCCGCGCGTTCCTTCGCACCGGTACGGGTGTCTACGAAGTGTTTACTTTCCCGGTATCGGACAAGGAAGTGAACTTCGATCCGATTCTTGAGCCCGAATACATCTTCTAG
- a CDS encoding HDOD domain-containing protein, protein MTVVRNIDFLLDGIVTLPSLPASVAWITQLINSPKSNLSEVGQAIHSDPALALKTLRLVNSAYYGLTHKVTSVDHAVSLLGLKVIKNLVYTATVFDSFRKGTDELLRHSVSCGIAMKVLSECVPQAGIDGEEAFIYGLVHDIGKIVLSEFMPEDIERASALSYARRVPGHVAEWEVIGTDHAEVGGRLVLNWGLSKTLSMAITSHHDLNRCKDPKTRPLAACIAVADYLCNVSGILSSQESVPSIHDEMWTASGIKNSQIPTVVDRFCASLYTVDELIHMAK, encoded by the coding sequence GTGACGGTTGTCCGCAACATAGACTTCCTACTTGACGGCATTGTTACGTTGCCGAGTTTGCCCGCGTCGGTGGCGTGGATCACGCAACTCATCAACAGCCCCAAGTCGAATCTCTCGGAAGTGGGACAGGCTATTCACAGCGATCCCGCGCTTGCCCTGAAGACGCTGCGTCTCGTGAACTCGGCCTATTACGGCCTCACCCATAAGGTCACTTCCGTTGACCATGCCGTCAGCCTGCTTGGACTCAAAGTCATCAAGAACCTCGTCTACACCGCCACCGTCTTCGACAGTTTCCGCAAAGGGACGGATGAGCTGCTTCGGCACAGCGTAAGCTGCGGCATTGCCATGAAAGTCCTGTCCGAGTGCGTGCCTCAGGCTGGGATTGACGGCGAGGAAGCGTTCATCTACGGCCTCGTTCACGATATCGGCAAGATAGTCCTCTCGGAATTCATGCCGGAGGACATTGAGCGCGCGTCGGCCTTGAGTTATGCGCGGCGTGTTCCAGGCCATGTCGCGGAGTGGGAAGTGATTGGCACCGACCACGCCGAGGTCGGCGGACGTCTTGTTCTAAACTGGGGGCTTTCCAAGACCCTTTCGATGGCCATCACGTCGCACCACGATCTGAATCGGTGCAAAGACCCCAAGACCCGGCCCCTGGCCGCGTGTATCGCGGTGGCAGACTACCTCTGCAACGTTTCCGGGATCTTGTCTTCGCAGGAGTCCGTGCCGTCTATTCACGACGAGATGTGGACGGCTTCGGGCATCAAGAACTCCCAAATCCCAACGGTTGTCGATCGATTCTGCGCCTCGCTGTATACCGTGGACGAACTCATCCACATGGCGAAGTAG
- the recF gene encoding DNA replication/repair protein RecF: protein MRLLELSCENFRCITGIRLVPGAGINVIRGKNAQGKTSLLEALLYASTSKSHRTRTDAELVRAGKKRFRVLARAQRTDREVAIEAVWWEGAKRFKVNGIAQTRLSDILGKINVVFFSPEDVGIVRGSASQRRAFLDMELSQISPRYLYALQQYRLVLRQRNELLRRPTPDTAQLDAWDTQLVTHGVVLMQEREQFLAELRPRALAGYQAIASDEPLEIEYRPDAKSADALADVIASSRRSDLKQGVTTHGPHRDDMEFTLAGTSARQMASQGQQKTAALALKLAELDLVRARTGEYPILMLDDVFSELDATRAERLARSLPSDAQCFITTTDLADRDDLFPNGCVRFTISSGGLVE from the coding sequence ATGCGGTTACTTGAACTATCCTGCGAGAATTTCCGCTGTATCACCGGCATTCGCCTGGTTCCTGGTGCGGGCATCAACGTGATTCGCGGCAAGAATGCGCAAGGGAAGACCTCCCTATTGGAGGCGCTGCTCTACGCGTCCACGTCAAAGAGTCACCGTACGCGGACCGACGCCGAACTCGTTCGCGCAGGCAAGAAGCGCTTTCGGGTGCTCGCTCGCGCGCAGCGAACCGATCGCGAAGTCGCAATCGAGGCCGTGTGGTGGGAGGGGGCCAAGCGGTTCAAGGTGAACGGAATCGCTCAGACGCGGCTCAGCGACATTCTCGGCAAGATTAACGTGGTCTTCTTCTCGCCCGAAGACGTCGGCATTGTCCGTGGGTCCGCGTCGCAACGGCGCGCTTTCCTCGACATGGAGCTCTCGCAAATTAGTCCCCGCTACCTATACGCTCTGCAGCAGTACCGCCTCGTCCTGCGCCAACGCAACGAACTGCTGCGCCGCCCGACTCCGGATACCGCCCAATTGGACGCGTGGGACACCCAGCTCGTGACGCACGGCGTCGTCCTTATGCAGGAGCGCGAGCAGTTTCTCGCCGAGCTGCGACCGCGAGCGCTCGCCGGGTATCAGGCTATCGCCAGCGATGAACCTCTGGAGATCGAATACCGGCCGGACGCGAAGTCTGCCGATGCGCTTGCGGACGTGATTGCATCGTCGCGCCGTTCCGACTTGAAGCAGGGAGTCACGACCCACGGTCCCCACCGCGATGACATGGAGTTCACGCTCGCGGGGACGTCCGCGCGGCAGATGGCCTCGCAAGGGCAGCAGAAGACAGCCGCATTGGCCTTGAAACTGGCGGAGCTGGATCTGGTGCGGGCGCGAACCGGCGAGTATCCTATCCTCATGTTGGACGATGTCTTCTCAGAGCTGGACGCCACGCGCGCGGAACGACTGGCCCGATCGCTGCCCAGCGACGCCCAGTGCTTCATCACGACGACCGACCTCGCAGACCGCGACGACCTGTTCCCGAATGGTTGTGTGCGATTCACGATTTCCTCGGGCGGGCTTGTCGAATGA
- a CDS encoding DUF721 domain-containing protein, with product MNDKKTRKNGYRAYPKRRRKVDPDAPPIKPLAVGDILKNLKASSDLGKRLQQAEIWARWPELAGPNLAAHGFPKTIRDNMLYIEADSPVWMNRFAYEKWGLLKRINKLAGREVVSDVFITLKNEDSDPSAQHGV from the coding sequence ATGAACGACAAGAAGACACGCAAGAACGGGTACAGGGCCTATCCGAAACGGCGCCGGAAGGTCGATCCCGACGCCCCGCCCATCAAGCCGTTGGCAGTCGGAGACATACTCAAGAATCTCAAGGCCTCGTCCGACCTGGGTAAGCGGTTGCAGCAAGCGGAGATCTGGGCGCGCTGGCCCGAACTGGCCGGGCCGAATCTGGCCGCGCACGGATTCCCTAAAACAATACGTGACAATATGTTATACATAGAGGCGGACAGCCCTGTCTGGATGAATCGGTTTGCCTACGAGAAATGGGGGCTACTGAAGCGCATCAACAAGCTGGCGGGGCGCGAAGTCGTTTCGGATGTTTTCATCACGCTCAAAAACGAAGATTCCGATCCCTCTGC